GCTAAGGGCATAGCCTAATTGCATCGTCATGGAGACGGCATCGCCACCCGTCTCTCCTAGCGTGGTCGCAAGAATTTTAATGAGCCAGAAGGCGAGGGTGACTTCCGGAACTTTGCTGGCGTGAGCCGGAATATTATCCTTCATGCGCTTCTCGCCATTTATGTTAAGATCGTGATCTCGCCCAGCGGCGGATCTTCGTAGTCGGCGGCCTTCGTCTCGTCCGGCGCCGTGTTCGGCAGAAGCGCTGCGAGAACGGTGGCGACCGTGACATTGGCGGCAAGCGCCATCAGACCGTTATAGACCCCGATATCCGTGTCGAAGAGCTTGTGCACCGGCACCCAGGCCGTCGGTCCCCAGGCGAGCCATGTGCCAAGGATCATGCCCGCCGCCCAGCCGGTAAACAGGCTCCAGCCGGAAAACCAGCGCGTGAAGAGCCCCAAAATCACGGCCGGAAAAATCTGGATCATCCAGACGCCGCCGAGCAATTGCAGATCGAGTGCGAATTTTGTCGGCATGAACAAGATCACGGCCAGAGCCCCGACCTTGACGACGAGCGACATCAGTTTGGCGAGCGTTGCTTCCTGACGCGGGCCGATCGCCGGGTTGATGAAAGGTTTCCAGACATTGCGCGTGAACGTATTGGCCGCGCCGATCGACATCACGGCGGCCGGCACAAGCGCGCCTATAGCGATTGCTGCGAAGCAGAAACCAGCGAACCAGGACGGAAACATTTTCAGGAAGAGCTGCGGGACCGCGTCTTGAGGATTATCGACTTTGATGCCCGCCGCATGCGCCATGTAGCCCATCAGCGCAATGAAGCAGAGCAGGACCGAATAGGCGGGCAGAGCGATCGCATTCTTGCGGATCGTCGAGGCGCTCGACGCGCATAAGAGCCCGGTCATGGCATGCGGATACATGAAGAGCGCCATGGCCGAGCCTATGGCGAGCGTCGCATAGGGTGCCATCTGCTGAGGGCTGAGCAGGAGCCCGGCCGCGACCTTGCCGCCGGAAGCCGAGGCCTTCGCGTCGAGAATCGCGCCCGCTGCGTCGAAGATCGCCCCATAGCCGCCGAGCTTTGCCGGGATGACGATGATCGCGGCGATGACGAAAATATAGATCATGATGTCCTTCACGAAGGAGATCATGGCCGGCGCGCGCAACCCGCTCGTATAGGTGTAAAGTGCGAGAATAACGAAGGCGAGCGTCAGCGGCAGATGTGCGAGCCAGCCCTGGCCCTCGAAGCCGAGCGCCTGGATCACCTTCTCCATGCCGACGAGCTGCAGCGCGATGTAGGGCATGGTGGCGAGAAGGCCGGTGATGGCCACCGCGAGTTCCAGGCCGCGATGATTATAGCGCCCGAACACATAATCGGCCGCGGTCATATAATTCTTGCGATGCGCGACCGACCAGAGGCGTGGAAAGGTCAGATAGAGGAGGGGGTAGATCAAAACCGTATAGGGTATGGCGAAGAACCCATAGGAGCCGATCGCATAGACCACGGCCGGAACCGCGATGATCGTATAGGCGGTGTAAAGATCGCCGCCGATCAGAAACCAGGAGATCACCGGACCGAAGCGGCGTCCGCCGAGGCCCCATTCCGCGAGATCATTGAGGTCTGCGGTTTTCCAGCGCGCGGCGAAGAAACCAAGCACCGTGACGAGTCCAAAAAAGCCGATGAAGACGAGCGTCGCTGGCCAGTTGAGATGATCGATCATCGGCCGGCCTGCTTATGAAAGATGTAAATGGTGAGGCATGATGCCGGGATCAGCAGGATCTGAAACCAGTAGAAAAACGGAAAGCCGAAAAGCCGCGGCTCGATCAGATTATAGACGATCGGCAGCACCGCGAGCAGACAGGGGATGAGCAGGAGAAGAAATTTCATTGAGCGTATTTCGGTTGGGACATGATGAGAATGCCAGAGCGCAGCTTTGCTGGCAAAGCTGATCTCCGCAAGAGTGGTGGCAAGTGTTACGCCAAGATTTCAAGATTTAGCGGTGCCTGTAATCGGCGCACCGCTTACACTTTAATTGATAATCCGATGATCTATTTCATGATCACTTCGACATCGCGATCGAGCGTCGAGGTCACTTTGAAGTTCGTTTGGTAGGTCTTGTTGTCATGTCGCGCGATGGCGACATATTCGCCTTCGGCGAGGACGAGCGACGGAAAAGCGCCGATCAATTCGCGGATGACGTCGCCGCCGGGCGTCAGAATCGTGAAGGCCGTATTGGCCATGGCTTCGCCGCCCGGTGCGCCGACGAGTTTCAAGGTCATGACGGCGGCGCGGTGGCGCAAAGTCGTGTCGGTCAGCTTGCCGGCCTGCACGCGCAGATCCGCGCCGACGACGGAATTGGTTGCACTGGCGCTGCCGCTGGTCGTCGTATCGAGCAAGGTCGAGACGACATGATAATTGCCCTCGGGAAGGCCAATGGTGTCGCCTGCCTTGGCATTGGCGAAGACGAGCTTGGCTTCCGAATTGCCGCGTTCAGGCACATAGATCGCGATCGATAGTTTGGTCGGATTGATCGGCACATCGCCCAAAAGTCCGACGATCCTCAGGCCGCCGGCATTCAGGACCAGCTTTTCGCTGATCGTCTGTCCGTTGATCACCACGCGTTTGGTGACGCCGGCAAGACCGAGCCCTGCGTGAACGATATAGGCGCCGTCGGGCAGGGGTAGCGTTGGCGTCGCATCTGAAGATTCGGCGACGAGCTTATGCGATTGGTCCTGGTCCGTCGCTTCGTTGAAGACCCGCCATTTGAGCCCGGCATGGATGGGTTGCGGGTCATTGGCTGTCAGAACGGCGGTGAGGTGAAGGGCACCTTGGCTCGTCTCGAAAGGGGCGCCGAACCGCGCGTTCGGCGCCGCCGGCGGCAATGCCGGCGCGCCCGGATTGCCGAAGGAGGAGGCGGGATCGGCCGCGGCCGTGCTCAGGCTCGCCAGGCCGAGGAGAAGGATGAGAGCCCAGTCGATGAGCGAATGCGTAAGGCTTGCGTACGGCCGGAGGCTCAGTGCTTTCGCGGCTCTACTCGTCATCTTTGTGCAATAGCCCGGAGACGGCGGCGCTCAGATTGGCCATGGACAAAGGATGAAAGGAAAATTCGACCGTATGATGGCCCGGCGGAACTTCGACGCCCCGGAAGAGAATATTGGTTCGCAGGACCGGCTTTTTCTGACCATCCACGCGCGCTTCCCATCCCGGATAGAAGAGATCGTGCAAGACGACGACGCCGGGCTGATCGGTCGTCACATCGATCGTCACGCTATTATCGGCATAATGCGTGATGGCTGCCTGCGTTTGCGCTGACTCGCCGCTCGAATCGAGAAGCGAGGTGCTGAGATCGCCGAGACTTGTCCCATCGATAAGCACCTCCTTCGACACATCGAAATTGGGCAACGTGGATTCGTCGATGACGGTTTCGTTGTCGGAGGGCTTGATTTTGGTGGCGACATAAGTCCGGGGGGCGCCTTTGCCGAGCTTATAAATATACATCGAGTCGCCGACATAGAGCTGCTGGATGTGCGACGGCCTCGGGAAATGCCGCGGCAGATTGGTCAGGGGCCGGTCGAGCACCAGATATTCGAGGCCGAGCAGCGCGGCCAGCGTGCATTTATAGCCGCGGAACGTGCCGGGAAAATGCCGCTGATAAGGATCTTCGGCATTCTCGCCGGGCCCGACCGCGCGTTCATAATCGGAAATGCGCAGCGGATTATAGCCGAGCGTATTTTCAAACTTCAGCACCATGGAGGCATTCTGCCAGGGGCCGCTGAGGCCAAGGACCTCGATCCGCGGATGGTCGCCCTCGGCGACTTTGCTCGCGATGTCCTGCCGCAACACCTCTATGCCCCGGGCATCGCCTGGCGACAGATGCGCATAGACCGCATAG
The Methyloferula stellata AR4 DNA segment above includes these coding regions:
- the mctP gene encoding monocarboxylate uptake permease MctP produces the protein MIDHLNWPATLVFIGFFGLVTVLGFFAARWKTADLNDLAEWGLGGRRFGPVISWFLIGGDLYTAYTIIAVPAVVYAIGSYGFFAIPYTVLIYPLLYLTFPRLWSVAHRKNYMTAADYVFGRYNHRGLELAVAITGLLATMPYIALQLVGMEKVIQALGFEGQGWLAHLPLTLAFVILALYTYTSGLRAPAMISFVKDIMIYIFVIAAIIVIPAKLGGYGAIFDAAGAILDAKASASGGKVAAGLLLSPQQMAPYATLAIGSAMALFMYPHAMTGLLCASSASTIRKNAIALPAYSVLLCFIALMGYMAHAAGIKVDNPQDAVPQLFLKMFPSWFAGFCFAAIAIGALVPAAVMSIGAANTFTRNVWKPFINPAIGPRQEATLAKLMSLVVKVGALAVILFMPTKFALDLQLLGGVWMIQIFPAVILGLFTRWFSGWSLFTGWAAGMILGTWLAWGPTAWVPVHKLFDTDIGVYNGLMALAANVTVATVLAALLPNTAPDETKAADYEDPPLGEITILT
- a CDS encoding DUF3311 domain-containing protein, yielding MKFLLLLIPCLLAVLPIVYNLIEPRLFGFPFFYWFQILLIPASCLTIYIFHKQAGR